The Bdellovibrio sp. NC01 genome includes the window AGTTTTTCGAAAAAGGTTCTGAGCATCTAAAACCAATGGTTCTGCGTGATATCGCTAACGATATCGGTATGCATGAATCAACGGTATCTCGTGTGACGACGGCGAAGTACGTGCATACTCCACAAGGTATCTACGAGCTTAAATATTTCTTCAATTCGGGCATTGCCTCTTCAGACGGGGACTCGCTTGCAAGTGAATCTGTGAAAATCAAAATCAAAGATTTGGTTGCGAAAGAAGATCCAAAAAATCCACTTTCGGATCAGAAGATCGTGGATCTTTTAAAAGTCGAAGGTATTCAAATCGCGCGCAGAACTGTGGCGAAGTACCGTGACATGTTGAAGATCTTGCCTTCATCACAACGTAAGAAGTATTTCTAGTCGATTCGAGCAAAAACTCAGCCCTGTCCCTTTAAATGCCTTTGCCCGCGCGGCAAAGATGAATTAAAAGGTGGGGAGGAGTTTTGTGCATGGATTTAAAATCACTGATTCGCGACGTACCTAATTTCCCAAAAGAGGGCATTCTTTTCAGAGATATGACTCCGCTTTTGCAAAATCCAAAAGCTTTGGACTTTGTTTCACAAAATTTGGTGAAAGATGTCGATCTTACGCAAATTGATTATTTTGCGGGCATCGAATCGCGTGGTTTTATTTTGGCGTCGCACTTGGCGGCGACTCACAAGAAAGGTTTTCTGCCAATTCGCAAAGCGGGGAAACTTCCTCCTCCAACAAAAAGAATTCATTACGCTTTAGAATACGGCACGGCAGAGATCGAACTTCCTGTGGGTCATGGTAAAATCATGATCGTCGACGATGTATTAGCGACAGGCGGAACTTTGCAAGCGGCGATCGATTTAAGTAATTTGGCTGGTTACACCGTGCAAGCTGTGGGCGTGCTTGTAAATCTGACGTTCTTGAACAAAATGAAATTTAATAACAAAGAGGTTTTGTCCCTTGTTCAATATTAAAGATGTCGCCGTTTTGATGGCCTTACAAAATGAATCACAAGGTCTTTTTGAAAAAGAAGGCATTCCTGTTGTTTACACGGGCATTGGTAAAGTGAATGCCGCGATGACAGCGATGGATGTGATTCAAAAAACTCAATGCAAAGTGATTATTAACTTAGGCACTGCGGGCAGTAGTAAATTTAAAACGCATGAATTGATTGAGGTGTCTTCATTCGTTCAGCGCGATATGGACATTTCGCCTCTGGGATTCAAAGTGGGAGAGACGCCGTTTGATCCGATTCCTGGTGCCATCAACCTGATCCCGTATTTCCCAGAATTGCCACAAGGTGTGTGCAGCACGGGTGATAATTTCGAAACGGGAACACCGAAACTTCCTTCGGATCTTGTTGATATGGAAGGTTACGCGATTGCCAAAGTGTGCCGCAAGATGGGCGTGCAATTGATTTCGTTGAAGTACATCACAGACGGTGCGGATCACAATGCGCACAACGATTGGGCGGCGAATTTAATCCCGGGCTCACAAAAATTGTTAGAGTATTTTAAAAAGATGGTCGAGGCATAAAGAACTCCGACACAGTCGGAGTTTAAGCTTGGTGTTAGCGAACGCCGCTGCCATTTCCGCTGCCACGCAAAGTTTCGCTGGCAGTGCCTTTCGGGGCGAGCTTCGATTTTTCCGCAGCTTGCACCATTTTATCAAAACAGTTTGTCTTTTGATCGTTGTCACAACATTTGTAAGCGGCAGCAATAGCACGCTCTTCAGGAAGTACAGCTTTTTCCTGCATTTGGTCGGCTTTATCTTTCGGGAATGAATAAGCCGTTTCAGAACTGACTTTGCCATTTTTGATTTTCACAACCACACCCGCGGCCGGCATATTACCAGCAGATAGTGCCGTACAAATCGCAGAGGGATGTTTAACGCCCGCAATGATTTCAGTGACGCTGCCATCTTCATGATAAAGCTTCACGACACGTGGATAAAGAGCCGCATTCACACGGGCACTTTCTTCAGCATTACAAAGATAGCTTGCGCCACCTTCTTGCACAGAATCGGTTGAAACATCGCCAGCGGAACCTTGGCACTTTACTTCAATGCCGACTAAGTCTTTAGCTGAAAACAATTGCTTCATGGTTGCGATACTCGTCTTATCAAGTTCGGCAACGCCGTCCTTTTTAACATAGGTATCGTACAGACGCGAACCCACCCATTTTTTTGATTCTTGATTCCATTTTTCCAATAAGCGTTCCACTAAAAACGTTGGGCTGCCTTCTGTCGCGGCGTAAGCCGAATTCACAATGAAAGACCACAATGAAGCGCGACCACGCAAAGCACGCTCAACGTATTTAATACGCTCAACCGGGTCGCGATAGGGAGTCACGTCAACTAACAAGCCATTTACGTGTGCAGAGCCGTTTTCTTTAAATTCGATCGAATACTTGCGTGAGTTGATTGAGAACTCCATGGTCTGTTCCGTCGTTGAAACCTTCGCAAGAGTCGGTGTTGTAAAACCCGAAACTTCATAACCTGCACGCTTCAACGACGCTAAGTCGCTGGCAGAAAAACTTGCTCCAACAATCGCCGCATCCGAAAACTTGCTATAAAGCTCGCGCACGTTTTCGAAGCTGTGCTCTTTGATGGCATCCAATGGTTTGGCGATTGAAGTCAGAGAAGTCATTAAAATAAGGGCAGAAACGACCAAGTATTTCATGTCATATGTATCGGAATTTTACGAAAAAATTTAAGTTTCAGTCTCAAAAAGAGAATGCAAACAAACACCTTATCTTTAGTCTAGTGGGGCCGATAAGTTTCCTATGATGTCTGTACGAACTGTTTTCTTATGTCTGATTGCCGTTGGTGGCCTTGCCATCGGATACAGTCAAAATCCCTTCGGAAGAAAACCTAAAGCCGCCCCCCAGATTGCTCAGAACGAAGCGCAGGCGTTGCGTGAAAAAGCGCATTTTTATTTTCTGATGCGCAACTATCAAGGAGCATTGGATCTGACGGAAAATTTTCCGTCCACTTCTAAAGAGTACGAACAAGTGCAAATCATTCGTCGTATGGCTCAATACAAGATCAAAAAAAATCAGGGCAGAAAAACCAAGGTGAACGAGTGGGATTATCAGGCGTATCCCGCGGCCGTGCGGGATTCCCTGTTTGATTCTCTTTATGCAAGTTCGCAGGGGCGCTGTTTTGATGCGTATCAAGACATGAAAGTGGTCAGCCTCTATACAAATAAATCTTACGAAGAGTGGATTTATAACAATTGCAAAGAGTCTCGTGACAGCCGTCAACCGGCGTCGGAGCGTGCGCTGGAAGCATTGAATCTCAAAGAGACGAAATAAACTAAAAAAAATGAGAAAAACACTAACCGGAAATAAATCGAACTGAATCTCAAAATAAGGCTCATCTTTGGTCGAGCTGGACCGATAAGAGCAATAGAACAAAAGGCCTTGAAAGGGGCTGAAGGAGAAAAAACATGAAACTCAACTACACTTTTAAGCACCTCGATCACTCGGATTCTCTAGAGACTTACACGGCAGAAAGAATGGAAGAGATCGGGAAATTCTTGCTTAAAGAGGGTTACGGCAACGTTTACTTCAGCAAAACGAAAAATGAGTTCTGCGTGGAAGTTTCTGTGAACACGCGCGAGAAATATTTTAAAGCTTCTGGGTTCAGCGTAGATGTGTACGCAGCAGTGGACTCAGTCGTTGAAAAACTCGAGAAGCAATTTTTGAAAAATACGAAGTTGCATAAAGATCACAAGAAGCCAGAGCTTTCTCGCGAAGGCCGACTGGAGACAGCAATTCGTTTCAGAAAAGCCGCGTAGAATTTTTTTAAACTTATTTGGTGTCAGAAATAAAAGGTGGTCTTTTGACCACCTTTTGTTATTAATGCCTTTATGACAAATGTAAGGCATCAGGACGTTCCCGGAAATTGGCTCTTCAGTTCGTCAGTTTTGGAAAACGAAGAAATTTTAAATTATAAATTCCGTCTGCTATTAACGATCAATTTCGTAACGGCTTTGGTGATGTGGATGTACGTCTTCATCGCTTCATTCTTTGTCGCGGGTTCTACAGAAGGCTATATTGGCTTCGTCTGCTCTGTGCTTCACGTGTTTTCACCGCTGATCTATCGTTGGACTCGTTCGATGCCGCTTGCGGCCTATAACGTGGTTGCAACCGGCTTTGTGTTCCAAACAACTTTTGCCTACCGAACGGGTGGTTTTTACTCTCCGACATTGATTTGGGTCGCGGTCTTACCACTAATCGTGGGAATCCTCACAAGCAAAGCTCACGCTATTCTGTGGACGATGATTTCGGCTAGCGCCGTAGTTGTGATGTTTTATCTACAACAGGCCAATTTGATACCCCCAGATCAGCTTCTGGAGTCGGGAAGAGCCACCGTGCAGTTCATGATTGCTCTAGGACTTATTATTCTTGTTGGCGGCTTTACGCTGTTCTTTATTGAGCTAGGCTATTTCTTCTACAACAACAGATTCCAAGCCAAGTCACCGGTTGACCCCTAAATGCGAGTTTGATAGGTTGCGAGTTCTTAATAGACTATAGGGCGCAAGCTCTTAACAATCTTTCCTGCATAGAGGACTAAAAGAAGTGAAAAACTATCTTTTTACGAGTGAATCTGTTTCTGAAGGACATCCGGATAAAATGGCAGACCAAATCTCCGACGGAGTTTTGGATGCAATCCTAGCACAAGACCCAAAAGGCCGTGTTGCTTGTGAGACTTTATTGACGACTGGTTTGATCGTTGTAGCGGGTGAGATTTCTACTTCTGCTAAAATCAATTTCTCTGAAATCGCTCGTGACGTTGTAAAACGCATTGGTTACGACCATTCAGATAAAGGTTTCGACTACAAAACTTGTGCTGTGACTGTAGCCGTTGGTCAACAATCTCCAGACATCGCAGTGGGCGTGAAAGAAACTCTTTCTGACGACCAAGGCGCTGGTGACCAAGGTTTGATGTTCGGTTACGCAGTTAACGAAACTCCAGAGTTGATGCCTCTATCAATCTCTATGTCACACAAACTTGTGAAAGACTTGTCTGCTCTTCGTAAAGCGAACAAAGTTGATTGGTTGCGCCCAGACGCAAAATCACAAGTGACTGTTCAGTACGTTGATGGCGTTGCAAAACGTATCGACGCGATCGTTATTTCGACTCAACACGCTGATAATGTTTCAAACGCGACAATCAAAGAATTCATCACTGAAGAGTTGATCAAAAAATCAATCCCTGCTCAGTGGATCGATGCGAAGACAAAATTCTACATCAACCCAACAGGCCGTTTCGTAACGGGTGGTCCAATGGGCGATGCGGGTTTAACAGGCCGTAAAATCATCGTAGACACTTACGGTGGTCACGGTGCCCACGGTGGTGGCGCATTCTCTGGTAAAGATCCTTCAAAAGTAGACCGTTCTGCGGCTTACGCAGCTCGTCACATCGCGAAAAACATCGTGGGTGCGGGTTTGGCAGATCGCTGCTTGTTGCAAGTAGCCTATGCTATCGGTGTTGCTGAACCAGTAAGCATCTCTATCAATGACTTCGGTACAAGCAAAGTGGGTTCAGAGGTTCTAGAACAAGCGGTTCGCAAGGTATTTGACTTGAGACCAGCTAGAATCACTAAGGATTTGGATCTTTTGAGACCAATCTACTCACCAACTGCAGCGTACGGCCACTTCGGTCGCACGGAAGAGACGTTCACATGGGAACGTTTGAATAAAGTTGAGGAGCTAAAAGCCGCTGTTAAGGGCCTAGCTTAAGTTCTCGAATTTTAAAGTTTTTTATCAATGTGCGCCGAGTTGTCTCTAGCAACTCGGCGCTTCTTTTATATAATGGCGCAAATGGATCCTAAGTTTATACGTAACTTCGCAATTATCGCTCACATCGACCACGGTAAATCTACTTTGGCGGATGGTCTTCTTTCTGTAACGGGTTCTCTTTCTGATCGTGAAAAGAAAGAGCAATTCTTAGATAACATGGAACTTGAGCGTGAGCGTGGGATCACTATCAAAGCTCAAACTGTATGTCTTGATTTCAAATCGAAAGATGGCAACGACTATCAAATCAATTTGATCGATACACCGGGGCACGTGGATTTCTCGTACGAAGTTTCTCGTTCACTCGCTGCTTGTGAAGGCGCGATCTTGGTTGTCGATGCCGCTCAAGGTGTAGAAGCGCAAACTTTGGCGAACGTATATCTTGCGATGGAAAATAATCTTGAGATCATTCCTGTTCTGAACAAGATCGATCTTCCTTCTGCAGATCCAGAAGGTGTTGCAAGACAAATCGAAGACACTGTGGGTTTGGATACAACTGGTATCATTCACGCGTCGGCCAAGGAAAAAATCGGTATCACTGATATCTTGGAAGCGATCGTTGAAAAAGTTCCGCCACCAAAAGCGGATCGCACATTGACTCCGCGTGGTCTTATTTTCGACTCGTGGTTCGATGCTTATCAAGGCGTTGTCGTTCTTGTGCGTATGGTTGATGGTACAATCAAACGTGGCGACAAAATTAAATTCATGGCGACAGATCGTGATTACGAAGTTCTGCGCATGGGTAAATACAAACCATTCCCTGCAATGCAAGACACTCTTGAAGCAGGCGAGGTGGGTTTCATCATCTGCGGTATCAAAGATATTCGTGACGTTAAAGTCGGTGATACTGTCACTGGCGCAAAACATCCAGCACCAGAACCTTTGGCAGGTTTCCAACGTATTAAGCCAATGGTTTTCGCCGGTATCTTCCCGGTCGTTGCATCTGAATACGAAAGTTTGAAAGATGCTTTGGATAAACTTTGTTTGAATGACTCGTCATTGTCGTTCGAAGTTGAAAAATCGGCAGCACTTGGTTTCGGTTACCGTTGCGGTTTCTTGGGTCTTCTTCACATGGAGATCGTTCAAGAGCGTTTGGAGCGTGAGTTCAATCTTGATTTGATCACGACGGCTCCAACGGTTGTTTATCAAATCACGCAAACAGACGGCACGGTCATGATGTTGGAAAATCCATCAGGCATGCCGGATGAATCTAAAATTGCTAAATTCGAAGAACCTTACGTAAAGGTGACTTTGCATACTCCGACTGAATATATCGGCGGCATCTTGAAGCTTTGTGAAGACAAGCGTGGTGCTCAGCTTAAGATGGAGTATGTGAACGAAAAGAAAGTGATCATCGAATACAAACTTCCGATGAATGAAATGGTTATGGATTTCTATGACCGTTTGAAATCTATCTCTAAAGGTTACGCATCTTTGGAATATGAATTCATCGGCTTCGAAGAATCAGACCTTGTGAAGTTGGATATCTTGATCAATAGCGAACCGATCGATGCCTTGTCGTTGATCGTTCACAGATCTAAAGCTGTGACTCGCGGTCGTAAGTTGACAGAGAAAATGAAAGAACTCATCCCTCGTCAACAATTCCAGATCAATATCCAAGCGGCTATCGGTTCGAAAATTATCGCTCGTGAAACTCAAGGGGCGATCAGAAAAGACGTTACTGCCAAATGTTATGGTGGTGACATCTCTCGTAAGCGTAAACTTTTGGAGAAACAAAAAGAAGGTAAGAAGCGCATGAAGGCGGTCGGCTCGGTCGACGTTCCTCAGGAAGCATTCTTAGCGATCTTGAAAGTAGAGGACTAACATCATGTCGAATCAGCAAAAACCGGCTCCTTGGGACTGGCGCACGAAACATTTTTGGACTGAAGGTTGGGGATCTTTATTCCTTGCTGTGTTCATTGCATTGTTCATTCGCTGGGGTTTCATTGAGGCTTACGTTATTCCATCAGGCTCGATGCTTCCGTCGCTTTTGATTCACGATCATATCTTCGTGAACAAATTGACTTACGGTTTCCGCGTTCCATTCTCTGAAAGCTGGTTGGTTAAATTCAACGAACCAAAACGTGGCGAAGTGATCGTGTTCAAATATCCAAAAGATATGAGCACGTTCTTCATCAAACGTATCGTGGGTGAACCAGGCGATAAAATTTATTATGAAAACGGCACATTGTACGTAAACGACAAACCAGTCGAAAAGAAAGTTCCTGCAAATCTAGAGGACTTCGAATGGTTGCGTGATGCGGACTTCACTCGTGATGGCAACATCAACGATGCGAAGAACAACTATGTTGAGTTCACTGAAGCTCTTCCTCCTGGCAAAGGCGAATCAAAAGGTAAAGACCATGCGATTCTTCTTCGTAAAGGTGATGTTTACGAAACTTTCGGACCTGTGACTGTTCCTGAAGATCATTTGTTTGTGATGGGTGATAACCGCATGAACTCTTCGGACAGCCGCGTGTGGGGTTTCTTGCCGAAGCAGAATATTTTGGGCCGTGCGATGTTCGTATGGTTGTCTTGTGAAGAGACTGTTCCAGCCCTTCCATTCTTGTGTAATCCAACGACAATTCGTTGGGGCCGCTTCTTCCATTCAGTAAACTAAATAGATGACTTCGGAAAATAAACCAAAAAATTTAAAGGGAACGTGGAATCAGGCGATTCTAACGTTCCTTTTTCCTATTCTTTTGGTGTTGGGAGTCCGCTGGGCTTTATTTGAACCCTTCGTTATTCCTTCCGGCAGTATGATCCCGAATCTGTTGGTTCATGATCACATCTTGGTAGAAAAATTTGCGTTTGGTGTGCACTTCCCATTTAGCGATAAATGGATTTTCCAGTGGCACAAACCAGAACGCGGTGAAATCGTAGTTTTCAAATACCCTGAAAATCCTGAAGTCTATTACATCAAACGTTTGATCGGTATTCCTGGTGATGAAGTTGTCGTGCAAGACGGTCACATCTCGGTGAATGGTAAAAAGTGGAATCTGGCTCCGTTGTCTTTTCCAGGCGGGGAGAATGGTTTTGCTTATTATAATGAGGCCCTTGACGGAGGACCTTCACAACACGTGGTGCGCTTCATGACTCCGGAAGTGGTGGATGGTGTTGATCCGAAAACCTATAAAGTTCCAGAAGGTCATTACTTCTTCATGGGCGATAACCGCGATCAATCTTCTGACTCTCGTTATTGGGGTTTTGTTAAGAACGATTACATCGTCGGTAAAGCTTGGCTGATTTGGCTTTCATGCGAATCGACTCTGCCAACGATGACCTTCGTTTGCGATCCCTCGCAACTACGCTGGGACCGTTTCTTCAAAGTTCTGCGCTAAAACTTAAAATAAAAATGAGTTCATCGGAATGCGGGGATTCGCTGAGGCTTTGGAATTTTGCCTTAGCTTCTTCGGCACACCTTCCGGGCTCAATCGTCGCCGCAGCTTTGCTGCGGTTCGCGCCATCGTGGCGCCGACGAAGGCCTCATACGCAAAGGCAAAATTCTAAAGCCTCAGCGAATTTGCCTCGAAGAAATTTTTATTCTTAATTTTAGCGAGATTTTGAAAGTATGATGTAACTGATTTTATCGTCGCTAACGCTGTTTTGGTTGGCGACGTCGTGATTGTTTTTTAGATGTTTGTGATGTCACCTAGTGAACGTTCCAGGATTTCGAATCCTTTGTAGTCGTTTTCTTCGATTGTGAAGGCTTGTAAAACCAACGCGGTTTTTAACTTTTCTTGCGGCTGAGTTTTTTCTTCATAACTTCCTAATTTCGCAAAAGCCTCGAAAGCCGCTTCTTGTTCTTTAATGAAAGCATTGTAGGTTGCTTCAGTGACTCGCACGGAATTCATCGACCAGCCTTTGCGAATACCACGTTTTTTTAGGTCAGCGGCTGAATACAAACCTTCTGAGATATTTTGTATGAAGAAGTCGGCGCCCGATTTGATGAAGTTTTCATAGTATGACTTCGCAAGCATGCCAGCACCCATGGGTGGAATTGATTTGAACGCAGGTTTCACTTTTTGTTTTGCGTTCACCTTGATCAAGCCGTGCTTTTCTAAACCCATCAGGTATTTATCTGTGGAGCGTTGGTTTAATTTGTACTTCTCTGCAATTTGCTCCGGCGTGTTTTCATACAGCTTAATGAAGTAAGACAGAAAGCCCTTATTCTTTGCTAAGAATTGTTCTTGCGCCTCTGTGAATTTTTCGGCCTTTTCAGTCGTCATTTTAGTCATCGTTTCGAGGTCAGTCAGATTGACGTCTAAAATTTCGCAGAACTGCAGCAAGCGTGACAGAGTTAATTCTTCGTCGCCCAAGATGCGTTTCACGGTTGGAACGGAACATTCCAATTCCTCTGCCACGTTTTCGTAAGTCATCTTCTTTTGTTTCAAAAGATCTTTTAGTGCGGCTTTGATTTGCTGAATTTTGAAGTCGTTCATGTTCAGTTCCTTTTTTAGATACAAAAGTCGGCGTGCTTAGCGGGCAGAGTAATCGTAAAGTTCAACAACTTGGATGCTTCCGCGGCCCATTGGGTGAAGTGAGTGGAAGCTTTGGCTTTTGAAGTTCCCAAGTCGTGCGTTCATCAATGTGTAAGTAACCTTTGCGAAGATTTTAAATACTTGTTTCATCGTAAACCCCTTTGTTTCAGGCTTGTCCGTGCATGCCTTGTTTTCCCTAAACTGCCTGAGATCGCAAGGGCTCTCAATGGGTGTTTTTAGGGTATCAAAAAACGATCTCTTTTTGCAAATATGGTCTTAATATATGCATTTAGTATCTAATTATGATCCCTTACTGGGGTGGCCAATGGCAGGCCAAGTCCCGCGTTTCAGAATAAGACACCTTGTGTGGCACACGCTTTGGAGCTTGGTTAAGTATGGAAAAGATCATAGCTTTCATTTCTATTTTATTTGTGGCTGTTACTGCTTCTGCAGAGGAACCGTCTGTTTTAGTGTGTCAGCGTCCAATAGTTCAACAGGCTATCGCTTTGGCGCAGAAGACGGTGCAAAGTACACCATACAAAATCAAATCGCGTGCAAAGCAAGAAACATCGGATTTGCGCATTGATCTTGCGGCGATCAAACTTTTGGAAAAAACCGTTTTCAAAAAACAGATGTTCGACCTTGGTTACGACTTCGTTGTTGGCGCTTCGATCAGTTTTGAAAAAGGCTATACGCCCCTTATCCGTATTTATCCTGATACGATTGCAGAGCTGAATAAACTAGATAACGCAGAATACGCACACCTGTTCACGATGGCGCACGAGATGGGTCACATGGTGCAAGGAATTTGGCAGGCGCAAGATCCAAATAAACTAACACCGCATAAAATGGTTTCTTTAGATGGTAACGTCGACAACTACAATCGCTGGCATTCTGAAACGGACTGCTTCGGGGTTGAGCTCATGTACCAAGCGGGTGTTCGCGATTTTTCGGCAGTGATTCCAGCACTCGATTCAATTAGAAAAGATTGTTATTCCCTACGTGAAAAAGAATTCTGTGACAGTGCTTTTGCAATGCGTGCGCACGCTGTACAGCTCTATTTACAAAACAATCCAGAACTTACGAAAAGATAAATGAAATTGCCAAAGTTTCTTGTAACTACATTGTTGCTGTTGAGTTTTGCGCACGTCGTGCAAGCTGAAACTTTGGTATTGCCTATCAGTCGTAATTTCGATCAGGGCTCTACCGGCCTGTGTTGGGATTACGCGATGATGAGTGCTTTGGAAACTCGTTACATGGTTCAACATCCCGGTGAAAAATTTGAACTTTCACGCGGGATTTTGCAATACGGTCACTTTTTATTGAAGGCTCAAGAAAACCCAGTGGCACCTCTACATAAAGATCCGGAAGATGGGTACTTTGGTGAAGCTCTGGAATTAATCAGAACATTTGGTGCGGCTCCGTTTGATGCTTATCCGGATGCGAAGAAAAGAAAATACGATCATCTTCGTCCGCTTACGAACTCCGTGGAATTTTTGGCGGCGGTGCAACCGATGTTTGCGCCACTTCCTGAAAAAGTGCAGTGGCAGGGGCGCGAGCTGACTCCGGTTGAATTCGCGCAAGAAATTTTAGGACAAGATCGTTGGACTGATATTGCGGTCGCTCGTCATGGTGAACAAGGCCTTGGACAAAATCCCGATGTGGGCGCACCAGTTGGAAAAACAGCTCTTTATCTGCCGTTAGAGCAAATCGTGTCTTTGATTAAGACGAATCTGCAAAAAGGAATTCCCTCAGCTTATGCAACGGACACGCATTCGATGCTGATTTACGGGGCGACTTACGATGCAAACGGGCAGCCGGTCGAGTACTATATTAAAGACAGCTTTATGGGCCTTCTTTATAAAGCTAACGCCAATCAAATTCACAACATGATGAATCTGGTAAATACGATTTATTGATATCTTTAGAATCCTCACGTTTGATGTCCCACCTAGACCTTATGGACCAGTGTCTTTACCGCAAAGATTCTCTGGTCTACTTGATAAAAATTTAGTTAAGATTTTCTTTATGACCCGATGGCGTGAGTATTTTCTAACATTGCTAATTGCAGTGCTGTTTGCATTGTTTGTGCGCACGTACGTGGTCACAGCTTATAAAGTTCCAACTGGTTCGATGCAACCGACGTTGAAGCCGGGCGATTTTATTTTCTCTTCGCGCATGTCGTATGGTTTAGAGATCCCGTTTACTTCCAAAAAAGTTGATACCTCTTTTCCAGAGCGTGGCGATCTTGTCGTGTTCAGTTACCCGAATCAGCCTGAAATCAATTATGTGAAACGCGTGGTGGGTTTGCCTGGTGATCGCGTGCAGGTAAAACAAGGTCGCTTGATTTTAAATGAAGAACCGTTTGAGTATGAAAAAGCGGAACTCGCAAAACGCGATAATCCCAACTCAGAACTTTTCGATATTTATACCGAGAAGAGCAAACTCTCTAGCTGGCCGGTGATTTTCCAAAAACAAGCGGAAGACAAAGATTTTGGTCCCATCGTTGTGCCTCCTGGAGAGGTTTTCCTTTTAGGTGACAATCGTGATGCAAGTGACGACTCGCGCTATTGGGGCACGGTTCCTGCCACTCAAGTCCTCGGTAAAGTCGTTTTGATTTGGCTTTCGCTGGATTGGCAAAAGAAATGGGGCGGAAACCGTTATCCTTCAGTGCGTTGGAGCAGAGTTTTTTCTTCAGTCCATTGACAAGATCGGGTCGCATCCATAGGCTAAGGTTCTAGATGTTATCTAGGACTACAAACTCTCTTATTGATCTGGTTTCCCTCGAAAAAGAAAAAATCAATATTCTATTCTCTTTTGCGGACCAGATTTCTTTGAATACGCTACAAATCCCAAAGGGCTTCGGCAAAACCGGAACCCTTTTGTTTTTTGAAGCTAGCACGCGTACGCGAATGAGCTTTGAAACGGCGGCTGCGCGCTTGGGAATTTATCCTTTGTTGCTTGATGGAAAATCAGGCAGCAGTTTGGAAAAAGGCGAAACTTTCGAAGACACAGTTCTGAATGTCGCGGCAATGAATCCGTCGTTCATTGTTATTCGCAGTGGTGACGAACTTGATTTCAATGATCTAAGTAAAAAACTTTCGATGCCTGTGATCAATGCAGGTTGGGGAAAGAAAGGGCATCCAACGCAAGCGTTGCTAGATGCTTATACAATTCGCAAACACCTTGGCACTTGTGAAGGTCAGCGACTATTGATCGTTGGAGATGTTCGCCACAGTCGAGTGGCGGCGTCTCACTTCGAGCTTGCGAAAAAACTTGGATATGAAGTGGCGCTCTGTGGGCCTTCCGAGTTTTTACCAGAACATCCTTCACAAAAAGTATTTGCCAGCCTTCATGAAGGTTTAAAGTGGGCAACTGCTGCGATGGCCTTGCGTGTACAACTTGAGCGTCACGAACAAAAATATTCTTTAGAGACATATCGCGATCTTTTTGGATTTACGAAAAAGAATCTGCAACACTTATCTGCAAACTCGTTAATTATGCATCCAGGCCCCATCAATCAGGGCACGGAGTTGGACAGCGATGTTCTTCACGATCCGCGCTGCAAAGTTTTAGATCAAGTCTCTAAC containing:
- the lepB gene encoding signal peptidase I — protein: MSNQQKPAPWDWRTKHFWTEGWGSLFLAVFIALFIRWGFIEAYVIPSGSMLPSLLIHDHIFVNKLTYGFRVPFSESWLVKFNEPKRGEVIVFKYPKDMSTFFIKRIVGEPGDKIYYENGTLYVNDKPVEKKVPANLEDFEWLRDADFTRDGNINDAKNNYVEFTEALPPGKGESKGKDHAILLRKGDVYETFGPVTVPEDHLFVMGDNRMNSSDSRVWGFLPKQNILGRAMFVWLSCEETVPALPFLCNPTTIRWGRFFHSVN
- the lepB gene encoding signal peptidase I, whose amino-acid sequence is MTSENKPKNLKGTWNQAILTFLFPILLVLGVRWALFEPFVIPSGSMIPNLLVHDHILVEKFAFGVHFPFSDKWIFQWHKPERGEIVVFKYPENPEVYYIKRLIGIPGDEVVVQDGHISVNGKKWNLAPLSFPGGENGFAYYNEALDGGPSQHVVRFMTPEVVDGVDPKTYKVPEGHYFFMGDNRDQSSDSRYWGFVKNDYIVGKAWLIWLSCESTLPTMTFVCDPSQLRWDRFFKVLR
- a CDS encoding helix-turn-helix transcriptional regulator; translation: MNDFKIQQIKAALKDLLKQKKMTYENVAEELECSVPTVKRILGDEELTLSRLLQFCEILDVNLTDLETMTKMTTEKAEKFTEAQEQFLAKNKGFLSYFIKLYENTPEQIAEKYKLNQRSTDKYLMGLEKHGLIKVNAKQKVKPAFKSIPPMGAGMLAKSYYENFIKSGADFFIQNISEGLYSAADLKKRGIRKGWSMNSVRVTEATYNAFIKEQEAAFEAFAKLGSYEEKTQPQEKLKTALVLQAFTIEENDYKGFEILERSLGDITNI
- the lepB gene encoding signal peptidase I — its product is MTRWREYFLTLLIAVLFALFVRTYVVTAYKVPTGSMQPTLKPGDFIFSSRMSYGLEIPFTSKKVDTSFPERGDLVVFSYPNQPEINYVKRVVGLPGDRVQVKQGRLILNEEPFEYEKAELAKRDNPNSELFDIYTEKSKLSSWPVIFQKQAEDKDFGPIVVPPGEVFLLGDNRDASDDSRYWGTVPATQVLGKVVLIWLSLDWQKKWGGNRYPSVRWSRVFSSVH
- a CDS encoding aspartate carbamoyltransferase catalytic subunit, yielding MLSRTTNSLIDLVSLEKEKINILFSFADQISLNTLQIPKGFGKTGTLLFFEASTRTRMSFETAAARLGIYPLLLDGKSGSSLEKGETFEDTVLNVAAMNPSFIVIRSGDELDFNDLSKKLSMPVINAGWGKKGHPTQALLDAYTIRKHLGTCEGQRLLIVGDVRHSRVAASHFELAKKLGYEVALCGPSEFLPEHPSQKVFASLHEGLKWATAAMALRVQLERHEQKYSLETYRDLFGFTKKNLQHLSANSLIMHPGPINQGTELDSDVLHDPRCKVLDQVSNGVLVRQALLYSLLEGKL